The Sylvia atricapilla isolate bSylAtr1 chromosome 3, bSylAtr1.pri, whole genome shotgun sequence genome has a window encoding:
- the HTR1B gene encoding 5-hydroxytryptamine receptor 1B, giving the protein MEPAGPCRAQLGSANDSYRNCSAEEVIYQDATPLSAKIVLAVVLALVTLATVLSNAFVIATVYQTRKLHTPANYLIASLAVTDLLVSILVMPISTMYTVTGKWTLGQIVCDIWLSSDITCCTASILHLCVIALDRYWAITDAVEYSTKRTPKRAAGMIALVWIFSICISMPPLFWRQAKAEEVSNCVVNTDHVLYTVYSTVGAFYFPTLLLIALYGRIYVEARSRILKQTPKKAGKRLTRAQLITDSPGSTSSVTSINSKAPEGSSETGSPVYMNQVKVKVSDALLEKKKLTAARERKATKTLGIILGAFIVCWLPFFIISLVMPICKDACWFHMAIFDFFTWLGYLNSLINPVIYTMSNEDFKQAFHKLIRFRCTG; this is encoded by the coding sequence ATGGAGCCGGCCGGCCCCTGCCGGGCGCAGTTGGGCTCCGCCAACGACTCTTACCGAAACTGTAGCGCCGAGGAAGTGATTTACCAAGATGCCACCCCCCTCTCCGCGAAGATCGTGCTCGCCGTCGTCCTGGCGCTGGTCACTCTGGCCACGGTGCTTTCCAACGCCTTTGTCATCGCCACGGTCTACCAGACGAGGAAACTCCACACGCCGGCCAACTATCTGATCGCCTCGTTGGCCGTCACCGACCTCCTCGTCTCCATCCTTGTCATGCCCATCAGCACCATGTACACTGTGACCGGTAAGTGGACGCTGGGTCAGATCGTCTGCGATATCTGGCTGTCCTCGGACATCACCTGTTGTACGGCGTCCATCCTGCACCTCTGTGTCATCGCCCTGGACCGCTACTGGGCGATCACCGACGCCGTCGAGTACTCCACGAAACGGACTCCCAAGCGGGCAGCGGGCATGATCGCACTGGTATGGATCTTCTCCATCTGCATCTCCATGCCCCCTTTGTTTTGGCGGCAGGCAAAGGCCGAGGAAGTATCTAACTGTGTGGTGAACACGGACCACGTCTTGTACACCGTGTACTCCACAGTAGGAGCCTTCTACTTCCCCACTCTGCTGCTGATTGCTCTCTACGGGAGGATCTACGTGGAAGCCAGGTCGCGGATTTTGAAGCAGACGCCAAAGAAAGCAGGTAAAAGACTAACCCGGGCACAGTTAATTACAGACTCCCCGGGGTCGACCTCTTCCGTCACGTCCATAAACTCCAAGGCTCCCGAGGGATCCAGCGAAACGGGCTCCCCCGTGTACATGAACCAGGTGAAGGTGAAGGTCTCGGATGCCctgctggagaaaaagaagctgaCGGCCGCTAGAGAGCGGAAAGCTACAAAGACTTTAGGAATTATTTTAGGAGCCTTCATCGTGTGTTGGCTGCCCTTTTTCATCATCAGCTTGGTGATGCCTATTTGCAAGGACGCTTGCTGGTTCCACATGGCCATCTTTGACTTTTTCACGTGGCTTGGATATCTCAACTCCCTCATCAACCCTGTCATCTATACTATGTCTAACGAAGACTTCAAACAAGCTTTCCACAAACTCATACGTTTCCGATGCACAGGCTGA